One window from the genome of Streptococcus parasanguinis encodes:
- a CDS encoding phosphatase PAP2 family protein translates to MKPNLQDYPKFYRWLTLPFTRKPHRVQVLQRTNRILTFAMPGIYGLVFCWLFLKKTSMGEIWPFIWIPASGFVLFSLFRHWVNVPRPYEKWEIQPLLEKNSSGHSFPSRHVFSATIISMCVCQLSLPLGMCSMLLSLLLALVRVLGGVHYPKDVLVAWGLGLVWGGLFLLA, encoded by the coding sequence ATGAAGCCCAATCTTCAAGATTATCCGAAATTTTATCGTTGGCTAACCCTGCCTTTTACGAGAAAGCCACATCGTGTGCAGGTCCTTCAAAGGACGAATCGAATCTTGACGTTCGCCATGCCAGGCATCTACGGCCTGGTCTTTTGTTGGCTGTTTTTAAAGAAAACTTCAATGGGAGAAATCTGGCCTTTTATCTGGATCCCTGCTTCGGGTTTTGTCTTGTTTAGCCTCTTTCGTCATTGGGTCAATGTTCCGAGACCTTATGAAAAATGGGAGATTCAACCCTTATTAGAAAAGAATTCATCTGGTCATTCCTTTCCTAGCCGACATGTTTTTTCGGCGACCATTATCTCCATGTGTGTCTGTCAGTTGTCTCTTCCGCTAGGAATGTGCTCCATGCTCCTATCTCTTCTATTAGCCCTTGTTCGAGTTCTTGGAGGGGTTCATTATCCCAAGGATGTCCTCGTCGCTTGGGGGCTGGGACTCGTCTGGGGAGGACTCTTTTTGCTGGCTTGA
- a CDS encoding LacI family DNA-binding transcriptional regulator: MVAKLTDVAKLAGVSPTTVSRVINKKGYLSEKTIQKVQEAMRELGYKPNNVARSLQGKSAKLVGLIFPNISNVFYAELIDKLEHQLFKHGYKTIICNSEHDSEKEREYIEMLEANQVDGIISGSHNLGIEDYNRVTAPIIAFDRNLSPEIPVVSSDNYAGGVLAAETLVKTGAQNIIMITGNDNSNSPTGLRHAGFASVLPESMIINVSSDFSPIRKEMEIKQILTHHKPDAIFASDDLTAILIMKVARELDIQIPQDLKVIGYDGTQFIETYTPELTTIKQPLEDIAILMVDLLLQKIEGKKVATTGYFLPVSLHSGKSV, translated from the coding sequence ATGGTCGCAAAGCTAACTGATGTCGCCAAACTCGCCGGTGTCAGCCCTACTACTGTCTCACGGGTTATCAATAAAAAAGGATACCTGTCTGAAAAAACGATCCAAAAAGTCCAAGAAGCCATGCGAGAATTGGGCTATAAACCTAATAATGTTGCTCGTAGCCTCCAAGGAAAATCAGCCAAGTTAGTCGGCTTGATCTTTCCCAACATCAGCAATGTTTTCTATGCTGAGTTAATCGACAAACTAGAGCACCAACTCTTCAAACACGGCTATAAAACCATTATCTGCAATAGTGAGCACGACTCCGAAAAAGAGCGCGAATATATTGAGATGTTGGAGGCCAACCAGGTAGATGGCATCATTTCAGGAAGCCATAATTTGGGCATTGAAGATTACAACCGGGTAACTGCTCCTATCATTGCTTTTGACCGCAACCTCTCCCCAGAAATTCCGGTTGTCTCTTCAGACAACTACGCTGGCGGGGTGCTTGCAGCAGAAACTTTAGTAAAAACCGGAGCACAAAATATTATCATGATCACAGGGAATGACAACTCCAACTCCCCAACAGGCTTGCGTCATGCGGGATTTGCATCAGTTCTACCTGAGTCCATGATCATTAATGTTTCCAGTGATTTCTCCCCTATTCGCAAAGAAATGGAAATCAAACAGATTTTAACCCACCACAAACCAGATGCCATTTTTGCTTCCGATGATTTGACGGCGATCTTGATCATGAAAGTCGCTAGAGAATTAGATATTCAGATTCCTCAGGATTTGAAAGTGATTGGTTATGATGGAACCCAGTTCATCGAGACCTATACACCTGAACTGACAACCATCAAACAACCCCTCGAAGACATTGCTATCCTCATGGTGGATCTTTTACTCCAAAAGATCGAAGGAAAAAAAGTAGCGACTACCGGTTATTTCTTGCCCGTTAGTCTCCACTCTGGAAAAAGTGTCTAA
- a CDS encoding peptide deformylase codes for MKKNIVKNVLFLGQKSEEATPEDRTLALDLQDTLNAHLLECVGLAANMIGVKKRAIIIRMGNENLVMFNPVLLEKKKPYQTEEGCLSLVGSRPTTRYEEMTVAYRDVNWKAKTIHLSGFPAQICQHEMDHLEGVII; via the coding sequence ATGAAAAAGAATATTGTGAAGAATGTCTTATTCTTGGGTCAAAAGTCAGAAGAAGCGACACCTGAGGATCGCACCTTGGCTTTGGATTTGCAGGATACCTTAAATGCTCATCTCCTTGAGTGTGTAGGTTTGGCGGCCAATATGATCGGAGTGAAAAAGCGGGCGATTATCATTCGAATGGGAAATGAAAATCTGGTCATGTTTAATCCTGTTCTCCTTGAAAAGAAAAAGCCTTATCAAACAGAGGAAGGATGTTTATCTTTAGTGGGGAGTCGGCCAACAACTCGTTATGAGGAGATGACAGTGGCCTATCGAGATGTGAATTGGAAAGCAAAAACGATTCATTTGTCAGGTTTTCCAGCCCAGATCTGTCAGCACGAAATGGATCATCTAGAAGGCGTTATCATATAG
- a CDS encoding MerR family transcriptional regulator, whose product MYHIKEAADLSGVSVKTLHHYDKIGLLVPVKSENGYRTYSQEDLERLQVILYYKYLGFSLDQIAELLAEEKSNLLPHLTKQLNYLTQERQRLDTLISTLQKTIQEQKGERKMTIEEKFTGFSYQDTQKYQQEAVEKYGQEVMDQALERQKGREDEATRAFNQVFKVLAKNLQAGLPVTASENQEEAAKLLDAIRTYGFDCSIEVFGHIGKGYVYNPEFKENIDKFGVGTAQYTSDVIAFYVENQAK is encoded by the coding sequence ATGTATCATATCAAAGAAGCTGCAGATCTGTCAGGTGTCTCTGTCAAGACCTTGCACCACTATGACAAGATAGGACTTCTCGTCCCTGTCAAATCTGAAAATGGCTATCGGACATACAGTCAAGAAGATTTAGAACGATTACAGGTGATTCTCTACTACAAGTATCTAGGATTTTCCTTAGACCAAATAGCAGAACTCTTAGCCGAAGAAAAATCTAACTTATTACCCCATTTAACCAAACAGTTGAACTATTTGACTCAAGAAAGACAACGTCTGGATACCTTGATTTCTACCTTGCAAAAAACCATTCAAGAACAAAAAGGAGAAAGAAAAATGACCATTGAGGAAAAATTTACTGGATTTAGCTACCAAGATACTCAAAAATACCAGCAAGAGGCGGTAGAGAAGTACGGTCAAGAAGTCATGGACCAAGCTCTCGAGCGCCAAAAGGGGCGTGAAGATGAGGCGACAAGAGCCTTTAATCAAGTCTTCAAAGTCTTGGCGAAAAACCTCCAAGCAGGTTTGCCAGTAACAGCATCGGAAAATCAAGAAGAAGCAGCCAAACTTTTAGACGCGATTCGAACGTATGGATTTGACTGCTCTATAGAGGTTTTTGGCCATATCGGCAAAGGCTATGTCTATAATCCAGAATTCAAGGAAAACATCGACAAGTTTGGAGTTGGCACAGCCCAGTACACTTCGGATGTCATTGCCTTTTATGTCGAAAATCAAGCAAAATAA
- the manA gene encoding mannose-6-phosphate isomerase, class I, with the protein MGQPLFLHSVMQEKIWGGTRLKEEFGYEIQSDHVGEFWAISAHPHGVSKVANGPYEGMGLDQLYQEHRELFGNRKEPVFPLLTKILDANDWLSVQVHPDDTYAMEHEGELGKTECWYVIAADEGSEIIYGHNAKSKEELRQQIEDKNWDALLTKVPVKAGDFFYVPSGTMHAIGSGILILETQQSSDTTYRVYDFDRKDAQGNLRELHLEKSIDVLNIGEPANSHPDTVVIDDLRMTTLVASDFFTVYKWELTGKADFQKTADYSLLSVLAGEGKLTVDGKDYPIQKGSHFILPSDVESWTLEGQGLELIVSHP; encoded by the coding sequence ATGGGACAACCATTATTTTTACATTCAGTCATGCAGGAAAAAATTTGGGGAGGAACTCGTCTGAAAGAAGAATTTGGTTACGAAATTCAGAGCGACCATGTCGGTGAATTTTGGGCGATTTCAGCCCATCCGCATGGAGTTTCTAAAGTAGCCAATGGTCCATACGAAGGAATGGGATTGGATCAGCTCTATCAAGAGCATCGGGAATTATTCGGTAATCGTAAAGAGCCTGTCTTTCCTTTATTAACAAAGATTTTGGATGCCAACGATTGGCTCAGTGTACAGGTGCACCCAGATGATACCTATGCAATGGAGCATGAAGGAGAACTCGGAAAAACTGAGTGTTGGTATGTGATTGCGGCTGATGAAGGATCAGAGATTATCTATGGGCACAATGCCAAGTCAAAAGAAGAACTCCGCCAGCAAATTGAGGACAAGAACTGGGATGCCTTGCTGACAAAGGTTCCTGTCAAGGCTGGAGATTTCTTCTATGTGCCAAGCGGGACCATGCACGCCATTGGTTCTGGAATTTTGATTCTTGAAACCCAACAGTCGAGTGACACCACCTACCGGGTTTATGATTTTGACCGTAAGGATGCTCAAGGAAACTTGCGGGAACTTCACTTGGAAAAATCGATTGATGTCTTGAACATTGGAGAGCCTGCCAATAGCCATCCAGATACAGTTGTGATCGATGATCTTCGAATGACCACCTTGGTTGCCAGTGATTTCTTCACTGTTTATAAGTGGGAACTGACTGGAAAAGCTGATTTTCAAAAGACCGCTGATTACAGCTTATTGAGCGTCTTAGCTGGAGAAGGAAAATTGACGGTCGATGGAAAGGATTATCCTATTCAAAAAGGAAGCCACTTTATCCTACCGAGCGATGTTGAATCTTGGACTTTGGAAGGGCAAGGTTTAGAATTGATCGTGAGTCATCCATAA
- the queG gene encoding tRNA epoxyqueuosine(34) reductase QueG: protein MTLKENIIQLAHSIGISKIGFTTADDFAYLEKSLRLAVEEGRNSGFEHKNIEERIQPKLSLSSAKTIISIAVAYPHKLKQQPQKTAYKRGKFTPNSWGLDYHYVLQDKLNRLAAGIEEMTQDFEYKGMVDTGALVDTAVAQRAGIGFIGKNGLVISKEYGSYMFLGELITNLEIEPDQPVDYGCGDCRRCLDACPTSCLIGDGSMNAKRCLSFQTQDKGMMDLEFRKKIKTVIYGCDICQISCPYNKGLDNPLATEIDPDLAHPELIPFIELSNGQFKEKFGNIAGSWRGKNILQRNAIVALANANDRSAIPKLLNIIETSQNQIHIATAIWSLGQLLREVTPDLVELLWNIKNPTDAIIEERTAFFEKFGVQADSQLQ, encoded by the coding sequence ATGACACTAAAAGAAAACATTATCCAACTGGCGCATTCTATTGGGATTTCAAAAATTGGCTTTACAACCGCTGATGACTTCGCTTATTTGGAAAAATCGCTCCGCTTGGCCGTTGAGGAAGGACGGAATTCTGGATTCGAGCATAAGAATATTGAAGAGCGCATCCAACCCAAATTAAGTCTCTCCTCCGCCAAGACCATCATCTCAATCGCTGTCGCCTACCCCCACAAACTCAAGCAACAACCTCAAAAAACGGCTTATAAAAGAGGAAAATTCACGCCCAACAGCTGGGGATTAGACTACCATTATGTCCTTCAAGACAAGCTCAACCGCTTAGCTGCTGGGATTGAAGAAATGACGCAAGATTTTGAATACAAGGGCATGGTCGATACTGGAGCACTGGTTGATACGGCCGTCGCCCAACGAGCAGGGATTGGCTTTATCGGAAAAAATGGCTTGGTCATTTCAAAAGAATACGGTTCTTACATGTTTCTGGGGGAATTGATTACCAACCTCGAAATCGAACCAGATCAACCAGTCGACTATGGTTGTGGAGACTGTCGACGTTGTTTAGATGCTTGCCCAACCTCCTGTTTAATCGGGGATGGCTCTATGAATGCCAAACGCTGTTTGTCCTTTCAAACTCAGGACAAGGGCATGATGGACCTAGAATTTCGCAAGAAAATTAAAACGGTCATCTATGGCTGTGACATCTGTCAGATTAGCTGCCCTTATAACAAAGGGCTAGATAATCCCTTAGCAACAGAAATCGATCCAGATCTGGCTCATCCAGAGTTGATTCCTTTTATCGAGCTGTCCAACGGACAATTTAAGGAAAAATTCGGGAACATTGCTGGAAGCTGGCGAGGTAAGAATATCCTCCAGCGCAATGCCATCGTCGCACTAGCCAATGCCAATGACCGCTCGGCCATCCCTAAACTCCTGAACATCATCGAGACTTCACAAAATCAGATCCATATTGCAACGGCTATCTGGTCCTTAGGGCAACTGCTTCGTGAAGTCACGCCAGACCTTGTTGAGCTCTTATGGAATATCAAGAATCCGACCGATGCTATCATAGAAGAACGAACTGCTTTCTTTGAAAAATTCGGTGTTCAAGCAGATTCACAGCTACAATGA
- a CDS encoding sucrose-specific PTS transporter subunit IIBC — MSNTEIAKQVIDAIGGVENVSSVAHCATRLRVMVKDESKINKDVVENIEKVQGAFFNSGQYQIIFGTGTVNKIYDEVVALGLPTSSKDEMKAEAAKQGNWFQRAIRTFGDVFVPILPAIVATGLFMGIRGAIAQDQVLALFGTTADAFKSTDFYTYSTILTDTAFAFFPALISWSAFRVFGGNPVLGIVIGLMMVSPTLPNAWVVAEDPSKAATYFGIFHHVVGFQNSVLPAFFVGLIGAKLEKWLHKKIPDVLDLLLVPLFTLTIMSFLALFIIGPFFHSIEEYVLNVTKFILNLPFGLAGLLIGGVHQLIVVTGVHHIFNLLESQLITADKKDPFNAIITAAMTAQAGATLAVAVKSKSQKVKALAFPATISALLGITEPAIFGVNLRYVKPFVIALGAGAVGGWIASMLNLAGTGFGITIIPGTLLYLNGQLLKYVFMVVFTTALSFGLTYMFGYEDEASSVPAEDKEAEAIIEEETTGALPASLQDETIISPIVGQAVALSDVNDPVFSSGAMGQGIAIKPTEGVVYAPADAEVTIAFATGHAYGLKTANGAEILIHVGIDTVSMNGEGFDQKVAQGDKVKAGDVLGTFDAAKIAAAGLEDTTMVIVTNTADYASVTPVATGSVAKGDAIIEVKA, encoded by the coding sequence ATGTCAAATACAGAAATTGCAAAGCAGGTCATCGATGCAATCGGTGGGGTTGAGAACGTTAGCAGTGTTGCTCACTGTGCGACTCGTCTTCGCGTGATGGTAAAAGATGAATCAAAAATCAACAAAGATGTTGTTGAGAACATTGAAAAAGTACAAGGTGCTTTCTTTAACTCAGGTCAATACCAAATCATCTTTGGTACTGGTACTGTAAACAAGATCTATGATGAAGTAGTAGCTCTTGGCTTACCAACATCATCAAAAGATGAAATGAAAGCTGAAGCTGCTAAACAAGGAAACTGGTTCCAACGTGCGATCCGTACCTTTGGAGACGTTTTTGTGCCAATTTTACCAGCGATCGTTGCAACTGGATTGTTTATGGGGATTCGCGGTGCTATTGCTCAAGACCAGGTTTTGGCTTTGTTTGGTACAACAGCAGATGCATTTAAATCTACTGATTTTTATACCTATTCAACAATTTTAACTGATACCGCGTTTGCCTTCTTCCCAGCCTTGATTTCATGGTCTGCATTCCGAGTATTCGGAGGAAATCCTGTTCTTGGGATTGTAATTGGTTTGATGATGGTTAGTCCGACACTTCCAAATGCGTGGGTTGTAGCGGAAGATCCTTCTAAAGCAGCAACATACTTTGGTATCTTCCATCATGTGGTTGGATTCCAGAACTCAGTTCTTCCCGCTTTCTTCGTTGGTCTAATTGGTGCGAAACTTGAAAAGTGGCTCCATAAGAAAATTCCAGATGTCTTAGATTTGTTATTGGTTCCATTATTCACATTGACAATCATGTCATTCCTCGCTTTGTTTATTATTGGTCCATTCTTCCACAGTATCGAAGAATATGTACTAAATGTAACTAAGTTTATTTTGAATTTACCATTTGGTCTTGCAGGTCTTCTTATTGGTGGCGTTCATCAGTTGATTGTCGTTACCGGCGTCCATCATATCTTTAATCTTCTTGAATCACAATTAATTACTGCAGATAAAAAAGATCCATTTAATGCAATTATTACAGCGGCTATGACTGCACAAGCTGGAGCTACTTTAGCAGTGGCAGTGAAATCTAAATCTCAAAAAGTGAAAGCTCTAGCATTTCCTGCAACTATCTCTGCCTTGTTAGGTATTACTGAGCCTGCAATCTTTGGTGTAAACTTGCGTTATGTGAAACCATTCGTTATTGCATTGGGAGCAGGTGCAGTAGGTGGTTGGATTGCATCTATGTTAAATCTTGCTGGTACAGGATTTGGTATTACAATTATTCCAGGAACGCTTCTCTATCTAAACGGTCAATTATTGAAATATGTATTTATGGTTGTATTTACAACTGCCCTAAGTTTCGGTTTGACTTATATGTTTGGTTATGAAGATGAAGCTTCATCAGTTCCTGCAGAGGACAAAGAAGCAGAAGCTATTATTGAAGAAGAAACAACTGGAGCTCTTCCAGCATCTCTTCAAGACGAAACCATTATCTCTCCGATCGTTGGTCAAGCTGTTGCTTTGTCTGATGTGAATGATCCTGTCTTCTCAAGTGGAGCGATGGGACAAGGAATTGCCATCAAACCAACTGAAGGCGTTGTCTATGCACCAGCTGATGCTGAAGTAACCATTGCTTTTGCAACTGGTCACGCTTACGGTTTGAAGACCGCTAATGGTGCTGAAATCTTGATCCACGTTGGGATTGATACCGTATCAATGAACGGTGAAGGATTTGATCAAAAAGTAGCTCAAGGTGATAAAGTGAAAGCTGGTGATGTCCTTGGTACATTTGATGCAGCGAAAATTGCCGCAGCTGGTCTTGAAGACACAACTATGGTGATCGTCACTAACACAGCTGACTATGCTTCTGTCACACCTGTTGCAACTGGATCTGTTGCGAAGGGTGATGCGATCATCGAAGTCAAAGCTTAA
- a CDS encoding GNAT family N-acetyltransferase gives MKYRKAEKADLDQVVRVASTAFEDYLFLKVIKDLVRDPKQYPAFVEAMMRILVKVFLKHHICLVAEKNDEIYAVALLQKGPIPFRAYLLNGGFGLLKFISLKNMLAYFKFMEDTDKELEQNVDFDWYLMLLAVAPKHQRQGYGSRFMTEGIEPFLEEIKGEKLAFYTNTKGNVYFYTKNGYKEVYSSEISFNQVEMGSWYFLKELKKH, from the coding sequence ATGAAGTACAGAAAAGCAGAAAAAGCAGATCTGGATCAGGTGGTTCGAGTAGCCAGTACAGCCTTTGAGGACTATCTATTTTTAAAAGTTATCAAGGATTTGGTTCGGGATCCCAAGCAATACCCAGCCTTTGTTGAGGCAATGATGCGCATCCTGGTAAAGGTTTTTCTTAAGCACCATATTTGCCTTGTGGCAGAAAAAAATGATGAAATTTATGCAGTTGCCTTGTTGCAAAAGGGACCGATTCCTTTTCGGGCCTATCTCTTAAATGGGGGATTCGGTTTGCTCAAGTTTATTTCCTTGAAGAATATGTTGGCCTACTTTAAATTTATGGAGGACACGGATAAGGAATTGGAGCAAAATGTAGATTTTGATTGGTATTTGATGCTTCTCGCAGTCGCCCCTAAACACCAACGGCAGGGCTATGGCAGTCGCTTTATGACAGAAGGAATTGAACCTTTCTTGGAAGAAATCAAAGGGGAAAAACTAGCCTTTTATACCAATACCAAAGGAAATGTCTATTTTTACACGAAAAATGGCTACAAGGAAGTCTATTCAAGTGAGATTAGCTTTAACCAAGTTGAGATGGGCAGTTGGTATTTTTTGAAGGAACTAAAAAAACACTAA
- a CDS encoding sucrose-6-phosphate hydrolase: MEWTTERRYRRYEDWTTEEKQAIQDHMAKSPWHTHYHVEPKAGLLNDPNGFSYFDGKWILFYQNFPFGAAHGLKSWVQTESEDLVHFKETGVTLLPDTDLDSHGAYSGSAMQFNDKLFLFYTGNVRDAEWVRHPYQVGALMDKDGKIEKIDKILIDQPADSTDHFRDPQIFNFKGQFYAIVGGQDLEKKGFIRLYKAVDNDYTNWVAVGDLDFANDRTAYMMECPNLVFVGDQPVLLYCPQGLDKSVLDYDNIYPNMYKIGASFDPEKAKMVDVSELHNLDYGFEAYATQGFNAPDGRAYTVSWLGLPDVSYPTDSYDYQGALSLVKELTIKDGKLYQYPVEAIKDLRAESEAFANKAQTKNCYELELQFEKDSQNEIVLFADAEGKGLALTFDLAKGLVTVDRSQAGEQYAQDFGTSRSCTIANQATTANIFIDNSIFEIFINKGEKVFSGRVYPHADQNGILIKSGTPTGTYYELDYGRKAN, encoded by the coding sequence ATGGAATGGACAACTGAACGTCGTTACCGACGTTACGAAGACTGGACAACAGAGGAAAAGCAAGCCATCCAAGATCATATGGCCAAATCTCCTTGGCATACACACTATCATGTTGAGCCAAAAGCTGGTCTCTTAAATGATCCTAACGGTTTTTCCTACTTTGATGGAAAATGGATCTTGTTTTACCAAAATTTCCCATTTGGTGCAGCCCATGGGTTAAAATCATGGGTCCAAACAGAAAGTGAAGACTTGGTTCATTTCAAAGAAACTGGTGTAACGCTTCTTCCAGACACAGATCTGGATAGCCATGGAGCTTATTCCGGATCAGCCATGCAGTTTAATGACAAACTATTCCTATTTTACACTGGAAATGTTCGTGATGCAGAATGGGTTCGTCATCCTTACCAAGTCGGTGCTTTGATGGACAAAGACGGAAAGATTGAAAAAATTGACAAAATCTTGATTGATCAACCGGCTGACTCTACGGATCACTTCCGTGACCCACAGATTTTTAATTTCAAGGGTCAATTCTACGCAATCGTTGGCGGTCAAGACCTTGAGAAGAAAGGATTCATCCGTCTCTATAAGGCTGTAGATAACGACTATACCAACTGGGTTGCAGTCGGTGACTTGGATTTTGCAAACGATCGGACCGCTTATATGATGGAATGTCCCAACCTCGTCTTTGTTGGAGACCAACCCGTTCTCCTCTACTGTCCTCAAGGCTTAGATAAATCAGTTCTCGATTATGACAATATCTATCCAAATATGTACAAGATTGGGGCAAGCTTTGACCCAGAAAAGGCCAAAATGGTTGATGTATCTGAATTGCATAATCTCGACTATGGTTTTGAAGCCTATGCGACTCAAGGATTTAATGCTCCCGATGGACGTGCCTATACTGTTAGCTGGCTAGGTCTTCCAGACGTTTCTTATCCAACGGATTCCTATGACTACCAAGGAGCTCTCTCACTGGTCAAAGAATTAACCATCAAAGATGGCAAGCTCTACCAATACCCAGTTGAGGCGATCAAGGACTTGCGCGCTGAGAGTGAGGCATTTGCCAACAAGGCTCAAACCAAGAACTGCTATGAATTGGAATTGCAGTTTGAAAAGGATAGCCAGAACGAAATCGTCCTCTTTGCCGATGCAGAAGGAAAGGGCTTAGCTCTCACATTTGATCTGGCTAAAGGATTGGTCACAGTCGATCGTAGCCAGGCTGGTGAGCAATATGCCCAAGATTTCGGTACGAGCCGTAGCTGCACAATCGCTAACCAAGCGACAACTGCTAATATTTTCATTGACAATTCGATATTTGAAATCTTTATCAATAAAGGAGAAAAAGTATTTTCTGGTCGGGTCTACCCACATGCAGATCAAAATGGAATCTTGATCAAGTCTGGAACCCCTACTGGAACTTACTACGAACTTGATTATGGTCGCAAAGCTAACTGA
- the scrK gene encoding fructokinase ScrK codes for MTKLYGSLEAGGTKFVCAVGDENYNVVEKVQFPTTKPIETIDKCIEFFSKFEDLVGLAIGSFGPIDIDPNSNTYGFITTTPKPNWANVDIVGAFRRALNVPIYFTTDVNSSAYGEVVARNNAGGHIENLVYYTIGTGIGAGVIQRGEFIGGAGHPEMGHYYVAQHPMDVEKEFKGVCPFHNGCLEGFAAGPSLEARTGIRGENIELNSNVWDIQAYYIAQAAVNATVTFRPDIIVFGGGVMAQQHMLDRVRTKFTALLNGYLPVPDVRDYIVTPAVAGNGSATLGNFVLAKEVSEKLKK; via the coding sequence ATGACAAAATTATATGGAAGTTTGGAAGCTGGCGGTACAAAATTTGTTTGTGCGGTTGGTGATGAAAACTATAATGTTGTGGAAAAAGTACAATTTCCAACAACCAAGCCAATTGAGACGATTGATAAGTGTATTGAATTTTTCTCAAAATTTGAGGATCTAGTTGGGCTTGCGATTGGTTCATTTGGACCAATTGATATCGATCCAAATTCAAACACTTATGGTTTCATCACAACGACTCCAAAACCAAATTGGGCCAATGTAGATATCGTTGGGGCCTTCCGTCGTGCCTTGAATGTACCTATCTATTTCACAACAGATGTAAATAGTTCTGCCTATGGAGAAGTGGTCGCACGCAACAATGCGGGTGGTCATATCGAAAACTTGGTTTACTATACAATCGGAACAGGAATCGGAGCTGGTGTCATCCAACGTGGTGAGTTTATCGGGGGAGCTGGACACCCAGAAATGGGGCACTACTATGTTGCCCAACACCCAATGGATGTAGAAAAAGAATTCAAGGGTGTTTGTCCTTTCCACAATGGCTGTTTGGAAGGTTTTGCGGCTGGGCCAAGTCTCGAAGCTCGTACAGGTATTCGTGGGGAAAACATTGAACTCAACAGCAATGTATGGGATATTCAAGCCTACTACATCGCACAAGCAGCAGTGAATGCGACAGTTACCTTCCGCCCAGACATCATTGTCTTTGGAGGAGGAGTAATGGCTCAACAACATATGCTAGATCGTGTGCGAACGAAATTTACAGCTTTATTGAACGGTTACCTCCCTGTACCAGATGTGAGAGATTATATTGTGACACCTGCAGTTGCTGGCAATGGTTCAGCAACCTTGGGGAACTTTGTTCTTGCAAAAGAAGTGAGCGAGAAGCTTAAAAAATAA